In Paenibacillus sp. FSL M7-0420, a single genomic region encodes these proteins:
- a CDS encoding NAD-dependent epimerase/dehydratase family protein produces the protein MTKALVTGATGFLGRHTALRLARMGWEVYAQGRNPELGKQLEQEGAVFLAGDLRDPETAYSFCRGMDVVFHCAALSSPWGKYKEFYTCNVEATSHIVEGCKRHGAGRLVHISTPSVYSSQRPRFGIRESDPLPGRPANAYAATKLIAEQIVRQASSAGLTAFMLRPRAIFGPMDNALFPRLLAANESKGVPLMNGGQAKLDLTCVENVVDAMLLCCEAPLSASGSVYNITNGEPLRFEELVTRLFSLLGLPLHTRRLSYPVAYTAAALMEGIYKVLPIPGEPLLTRYSAAALGISQTLDITLAREQLGYQPRITTDEGLCAFAEWWREQQ, from the coding sequence ATGACCAAAGCGCTGGTAACAGGTGCAACCGGATTTCTTGGACGGCATACCGCCCTGAGGCTGGCCCGGATGGGCTGGGAGGTTTACGCGCAGGGACGCAACCCGGAGCTGGGGAAGCAGCTGGAGCAGGAAGGTGCAGTGTTCCTGGCCGGGGATCTGCGTGACCCGGAGACTGCCTATAGCTTTTGCCGGGGAATGGATGTGGTGTTCCATTGTGCAGCATTGTCGTCACCCTGGGGGAAGTACAAGGAGTTCTATACTTGCAATGTGGAGGCTACAAGCCATATCGTAGAAGGGTGCAAACGTCATGGCGCAGGAAGGCTGGTTCATATCTCCACGCCCAGTGTGTATTCCAGCCAGCGGCCCCGCTTCGGCATCCGGGAGAGTGATCCGCTTCCCGGGCGGCCGGCCAATGCCTATGCCGCAACGAAGCTGATTGCCGAGCAGATCGTCCGGCAGGCTTCAAGCGCTGGCCTTACCGCCTTCATGCTCCGGCCCAGAGCCATATTCGGCCCGATGGACAATGCCTTGTTCCCCCGGCTGCTGGCAGCGAATGAGAGCAAGGGGGTGCCGCTGATGAATGGCGGACAGGCCAAGCTTGATCTCACCTGCGTAGAGAATGTAGTCGATGCCATGCTGCTCTGCTGTGAAGCCCCGCTCTCTGCTTCCGGCAGCGTCTACAATATTACCAATGGTGAGCCGTTAAGGTTCGAAGAGCTGGTCACCCGGCTATTCTCACTGCTCGGGCTGCCGCTGCACACCCGGCGATTGTCCTACCCGGTAGCTTATACCGCAGCGGCCCTAATGGAGGGGATCTACAAGGTGCTGCCTATTCCGGGTGAGCCGCTGCTGACCCGTTATTCTGCAGCCGCACTCGGCATCTCCCAGACACTGGATATTACACTGGCCCGCGAGCAGCTGGGTTATCAACCGCGTATAACAACAGACGAGGGACTTTGTGCCTTCGCAGAGTGGTGGAGGGAACAGCAATGA